AAATTAGCAAACAAGCTGCCGATAAATAAAGCTGAGCGCGGCGCGTGTGTGAGGGCTTTGTTCTGGGGCTGTGACTGGGCCTGGATTGCCCAGTGCCACCGGACGGATTTGCTCAGGGATGGCTGGGGCTAAGGGATGCtccacttaacacacacactcccctctaCACATACACAGCCCTTCCTgtgttctcctcctcttttcttcccacTGCTCAGCTTCACAGACAAATAGATACAAACAAGGCGCTATTGTTACAGAGACACTTGGAGTGAGGTTGCAAATTTGATTCCCTAATTGAATAGAACAATTAGAGCAAGTGTTTGGTTGATTCATCCCTCAAGACGTCATCTAATTAAGCACTGGTGCATTGTTTGAGGACTTAAATTAGTGCATCATTCTCAAATGGGGCTCTTCAtatgaaagcaaacacactaATCACCACTTCCTTTTGCAGCTCAATCCCTTACCACACTCAAAGGTGGACCAGTGTGTTttgacacaaatacacaaagagaCGAAGGCCCAGAACAGACAGCACTTACGGTGAGATGCAGTTGACGCGCACTCCTCTGTCAATCCATTCAGTGCCCAGAGTCTGAGTCAGTTTGACTACTCCAGCCTTGGATGTGTTGTAGGAAAGCTGCTTCTGGGGATGGGGGACTGCAGGGTAGAGGAAAGAAAATCTGTTACcttaaatggacaaaaaaagcaCAGCGATTCATAAAGATAACATTTATTGCATCATTAATAACAGTAATGGTAATAATGTACTTCCCAGGTAATcattaaaatattctgttttatttttttttaaacatgaaaaaaagaaaacaatggttGTTTTCTCAAAGGGCGCTAACAACCTACATACATTTCATACTGCAGTCCATGCAGTTTCTTGCGGACACTACATAAGAGCTCTTCCATTAGCTGCTGGGGGACTCTGCGGATGAAGCCATGTAAAATTAATTGCTTATAATGTCCAGTTTTGCTCTGTCCTCAGCAACAAAGGCAGGGAGCCATTTGTTTGCCTTGACCATCACAGATGCTGCACACTGCATGGGATGCCGGGACAGGGGCTCATTTTCTGCTGGTTGATTAATCATCACAAGGAAGGCTCCAAGTTACATACAACTTTAGTAGTTAACCTCATCACCTGCCGATCTGACTGCCAAATGGCTTCAGTGTGAGACCGGGATGATAAATACCGGCCAGCTGCAAAGAGGCAGGGACCGGTCCTGGGGAGAAAAGGCTGGAGCATCCTGCACACTTTGctgggaggaaaggaggagaatgTGCAGGATAGAGGAAGAAGGTGGAAAGTGCTGAGGAAATAATTTGTAAAGGGTTGGACGCCGGCATCACAGCTGAGAGTGTGGTTGAGTGGGATTGTGTAGAGTGTGGCGAGATAGCAGAGGAAGGTAAGGTTGGGATGGGCAGGGCTGGATAAGGGTAGGCTAGGACCTCAGAGGAGCAGGCGAGGAGGAGCAGAGCCCAGGGCTTACACGCAGATTGAAGGTGAAATCCGACTTATcaggacaggaaacacagcTCAAAATGCCTAACAGCACTAATCCTCACTCAAGACCTGATGATACGGCCCCAAAATACCATTCAGAAAATGCCTTCATCCTTTAAATAAACCTGCATTGATGTTTTCACCGTCTTAAAGAGCAGTAATCCCcagagaagggaaaaagagGTAGAAGGAGAGCATTCTCCAAAGCCCTCTTTAACATTCACCCTGCTACTTATTGCCCATTTCAAGTGGAAGAAAACATGCTCTTTTATCAGGCACGCCTTTAAATTTTGAATTCCTCTGAGCAGATAAGGAGATCAAATGATGCACTCTTTTCCCATAATGCTGCTAATGTACATTACCATGCAGCTGAGATctgcaggtatgtgtgtgtgagagtcacAAATCCCTCACCAAGGTCGTCGAGCTGTCAAAAAAACTGAGTGTGACCATGTGAACTGTTTCCTGTCTGGGTGTCTTTGAGCTGTTGGCcatgatgcagaaaaaaatggtgCTTGATGGTCAGgagtgtgcgtgtatgtgtgtacgtgtccTTCTATGGTCgtgtggacaaattttgttttgaaaccacTGTTGTAAGGACACTTGGGTCGATCCTCACATactcaaagggctgtttgagggttaagaccaggttttagggttcaggttagaatcaggtttagattagggttagggtaaccGTTGGTGTTAGGCGTTTatttgtgatggttaaggttagggtaagggggctagggaatgcattatgtcaatgagtgtcctcgtGACTATAGAGAGACCAATGtgagagtgcgtgtgtgtgcggaGGGGGTGTtagtgggcacacacacacattctattCAGCAGATGGACAAAAAGCTGTCATTGTGCATTTTAATTGGGCATTTACGGCTGCTTTTTGGGCTTCCACTTGGCTAGAACAGGTCCCATCTGATTACACATTATGACAATATTACAACAGATGTCCAGACCAATAAAGTAAATTCCTGAAGGACTGTACGTAATGTGAGTaattgatcatttttttttacgctGGCCTCTATTTACCAGCATGCTCCTGTTTTACAGATTGCCCCTGCAGCCGGGACTGGGGCCCATATGGCACAGCGGTTTACTGGCGATTTGACTATGCTCCTGATGAAGTGTTGCCGTTCCTTTGGAGGAACCTGTTGGAGGAGGAATATTACACCGGTGCTGTGAATTACAAGGCTTTTAACTAGGCTCTCACTAAACTCTAAAAGTGTCTTCCGCTGTTCAAACAAGGCTGCTGGCACAGGCTGAGGTTTTGCCGCTGCACAGGAACCCTCCCTTCCCAAGTTGGACCTCAGGTTGCCTTCCACATCCTCCAGACAGCTCCGCAGAGAGGGGATGTTTATTATGATGCAAAACCACCTCAGCGAGACGCAATCACAACACTTTGTATTTCCTGCTAGGCTCACTGTATGTAGGGATGGATGCATCTCTATAGAACAGTTTAACTGGGGTACAAGTTGCAAAGGAGAAAAGCTGCCTAATCCTGTTTTAAATGAGCAGGTTCACCTTAAGTTTTCTCCTAAACACAAAAACTGCAGGAGGTActtaaatctgatttttttcaaCTTCACAATTGTAATGATTTAAAGTCAGATATGATGACCTTCTGTCTGATGATGAAAACTATGTGATGTGTACTCGGGCACATAGCTGTAcagaataaatgtatttaactCTCtacttcctccccctcctcccctcagccTAACTCTCCACGCCAAATGGAGAGATTAAAAGCAGACATGGATGGGCTCcagagagggggtgggggaaTAGAATCATCACTCACCTATTAGACTGGCCATGGAAGCTGTGTTGATAATCTTGCCGTATCCTTGCTTCAACATCACTCGACCTGCTGCCTAAGGCAAGGATTCAGGGGAAAGAGGCACATTAAACACCTTATTATGGAACCGATACACCTACCAAAAGCCTGAGTAcagatcaacagaaaaacatggagTTTATCCTTGTAGACAGACATAGTGTTTAAACAACATTCGTGAACGTGAGCACATTTTAAAGCTTCACATAATGGTAGAAGGGGTGGTATATAAACGACTGACAGCAACTAGATAATTTGCAACTAAATTTAGTAACAACAGAGCAGCTAAAGCTGGCCAGACCTACAGTAATTAGGTCACAGTCTAACTAGTTTCGACAGAGATAGACTACTGAAGTGAATATGTGATCAAGATTCACACAAGCAAATTGATGACAGAAGTACAGAAATATTTGTAATTGTAACATTTTTAACTTCTGATAAAGCATACATGACTGAAGACTTTAAGTAGGAAAATTCTGGTTTTACCATTGTAGTGAAATCATTTGTACCTCCTGTACAGATTTGTTgctttaaaattgttttttttaactgctttcCCATTATAAAGGTGATATGAtcaatacaaaaagaaatatattgaTCACACATTAATTTTAAGTGTGCCTGattctgtcactgttgttttattgctgttaaacacagacatttattcTGATTATGTACAATTATTCCAGTTCCAGTAAGATGAACAAAAGATACCTGCAGATTAAAGTGATCCATAAAGGATTTTAGCTGAGTCTCTTATTGTTAAGTAAATTGTTGCATCAAGCAACGGTGCAGAATTTGatgacacacacaagctttttttttttttttttttttcccccaaatacAAAATTATAATATTCTCCTCTGTTTGAACCTATAGGTCCAAtggaagaaaattaaaaaaataaaataaaataaaataaaataaaataaaataaaataaaataaaataaataaaataaaaataaaattctctgtACAAAGTGTTTCAAAGAGTAAAATTCTTATGAAACTATTAAAGAgtctaaataaatgaaacccAAACCTTAACTTCATATAATTTCCTTCTACAAGTTTATATTTGTCACTCTGTAAATTCCACATTACACTATAGCAGTAAGGTGAAGAATAAACCATCTCTGTGGCAGCAACAGTcagcacgcatgcacgcacgcacacagagacactctCTATGTCTTTTACATCCAGTGATACACACCTGACAGCACATGAAAGTCCCCCTCAGGTTGACATTAAAGGTTTGGTCCCACTCCTGTAGACTGGTGTCTTCACTGGGTGAGTTCATGTTGATGCCGGCGTTGTTACAAGCGATGTGGATCGCTCCCCATTTGGAGACAATGTTGTCAATCATCCTCTGGACATCATCTGACTTGCTGATGTCAGCTGTGATTGGAATGGAATTAATacctgtataaaaaaaaaacatggttgtCTGTTAGAACactgtgcacatactgtacatttagtAATAGATGATATGAATGACTGTACTTGGATATTTAAGAAGTTTATTTTTGATAAGATGAACAAAAGAACATGAATAaggcacacaaaacagaaataaattaaaaattaaacattctATTAAATAGCattttgcttctcttttttaATGCGTGGGACATTTCACCCTGTGGGAAAAACTTGACAGAACTCGTTTGACCGGGCAGAGTATATCTTCTCCTTTAGCatgctgccatctgctggccACATACCAAAAACTGACAGCAATGACAAATGATGACTTCTGGCACAAAGGTGAACAAACCCAGTTTGAAAGTATTCATGCGGTTGTTGAAGAAGTGCTGCTGTTCAACCCATTAATGGTTGAGAGGACTGTACATCAGTATGACATTAGATGCGTGTGACACTGCTGACTGACCTGTTTCACCAGTCCGAGGGCCCCATTATGCTGTAAGTCTTAcagattttcacacatttcattctGCCACCTATAGAAGCTTTAATTATCAGTAATTACATGGTTACAGAGGCACTCCCTAATGTTGTTATTGCGTCAATAACTTCAGTGGCTGCTAGGAGAGAAGTTTATTTTTCCCTTACAGAAATACACTGACGTCACAGGAATATTCCAAACCGAGTAACAATAGGAGAACTAACGGAAAACTAATCAGCAACTATATTGATAATTGAGTAAaaaagcaaactgaaaatgtagaTCTGTTGCAGAGCCCGGTGTAACTTTAGAAGTTGAGGCCGAGTAAATATTTGTACAAGTCTCACCAGCTAGCCTGCAAACACTATGGCAAACAAATACAGAGCTTCTGTTTGGTTGCAAACCTGCCATTTTCCCTCAGAAAACACACCAAGTTCAGTTTCACTTGAACTGTACTACTGGCCTGAGCTCCAACAGAGATAAAGAAATGCAGGAAACTGGATGGGGATATGCAGTTCATGCTGAATTCTACATTTGATGTGCATACATGTGCCATACCTTTAAGAGAGAGCTCCTTTGCCACCGTCTCCGCTTTAGCTGTGTCCAGGTCTACTACAGCCACCTTCGCACCAGCCTCCCCCAGGGCATGAGCAAATGCTCGGCCTATACCCTGACCAGCACCTGTCACGTAGGCCACTTTTCCATCAAGGCGCATCCGATCGAGAATGGGGCGCCCCTTAACCCCACGGAAAACCTCGTCATCTAATATTTTACtctaacaaacagaaacaagaaaagcagACGTGATCACTGAGAATGATGCTGCTAAAAGGAGACACTCATCTGTGCAAGTATGACGACAGGTGTGCCATTTCATATCAGTACTGGTCGATCGCTGGAGTTTTCTAAACAGTACCTGTGTCCTTAAGCACTCAGAGGCCGCAGATACCCGGCAGATAACACTGATGCCGTCTCTGAGAGGGATGATGACCTTTAAAACGTTTAAACAAGACGGACATcattaacataaaaaagaaacagttataaaacacacacaggaacatgtAAAGGTTTGAAACATACCTGCTCCACACGTGGATCATTAGAGACATACTGGTTGAATTCTCGAAGGGCCAGTCCATTGTTATCTGTGGTGTCTTTGAGATAAACCTTCGCTTTGAACAGTGAGTTATCTACACATATGACCCCTCGTAATCTCAGCAGATTGTTGTCTAGAATAAAGTTGTAGTAGTTGATGTAATTACTCTTGTCAGCATCAATGAAGACCATGTCAAACTgttcaccagcagcagccagatCCTGGAACGGACAGATGGTTATTTGAAAACCTGCCATGTGCCCCATAGTTTAactaacaccaaaaaaaaacaaaaaaaaaacactattaaCCTTTGCTTGCTCTGATTATGCAAAGCAGCTGGcataacacacactgactgcagttGTAAAAGGGAAACGTGGTACTTAAATGTTATTTGTTGGCAAAACAGTCCCCTTAATCCTCTTAAGAatctctgaaaatgtcaaatgctCTTTGACAGGCCTTCAGTAGTGTTtggtttcttttctctcaccttTAGGGTGTCCATAGCAGATCCAGTTTTGACAGTAATCTTCTTGCCATGTGGAGACATGTCAAAAATGGGCTGAGCAAACTCTTTGAGGTATGGCTCTATCTCGCAAGCAACTATGCGGCCATCCTCAGGAAGCCCTTCAGCCATGGACAGAGCTCCGTAGCCGGTGAACATCCCAATCTCAAGGACATTCTTGGCTTGAGTCATATGAATCAGCATCTTCAGGGTCTGGCCTGCCAAAATACACACCAGTGAGCACGTCATCACTCTATGGTAGATAAGTAAATATAACGGCAATTAAGCATTACACACGTAAATGTCCAACCTTCAACATGTCCAGTGATGCACTCCTTGGGAAGCCGGAACATGGTTTTGCCCTCCTTGTACACTTGATCCCAGTCATGAGAAACTGTTTTTCTACAAATTATACTGATGTTAGCACAAGTAacctcattattattattttgagcTTTGGGTGATTATGTATTCAAAGCCAGGACATACTTATACAGCTCTGCCAGTGGCTCACTCTCCTGTGTGGTCATTTTCTCCAGGTAGTCATCCAGGCCACTGGCTATGTCCAGAGCCTTCTGCAAGTGGCTTTTCAGCTCTTCTGGGACACTACCACTGGATGCAGCAATCTCACTGGCTTTTGTTAGGAGATCAACGAGGACCTCCACTGGAGTGTCAGGAACTGAGGGAATAACAGAAATAATAGTTTAGCAGTTGTGAAGGAATTGTCTCATTCTTTACATCTCTAGGTGGTTTCAAGTAGTGTTTCCACAGGTCACTTGGAAGTAAGCCCTCAAAGCAATAGCTCATTGTTTGTCTCAAAGATAGCTGTGAAGACATGGTGATGGTGTCAAGCTAGCCCAGGACCCAACAgcagttgccatggaaaccaaGGTCCGTAAGATATGAGGGACCAAGTCTCCAGTGGAAGGGGTGAATAGTCATAATACTGGTCCCCTTCAGGGTCACAAGATACAGTCTTCCCATGAGAGGACACAGGTGCATGAAATATACAACACAACTTGTGTGAAtatgatttgttgtttaggtTTTGGTACCCAGTGAAATAGTCACACATCTGGATAGGTACTGTTGTCCTGTGCAGAATATCATTATGTGGACATACAGTAAGTTTTTGTATGGGTATAAATACGCCCTGCAAGAAAGATAACCTTCAGCTGGGTGGGTTTACACAGTGTTACATTTGTGCCAATCATCTCTATTCTCCTTGTCCAAGCTTCAATAAAAGCTTCAGCATAAGACGTGGGTTTCCTTAAACTTCTTCCATCACAAGCTAACCAGCTGCAAGATTTCCATCACAGTAatcagctgctctctctgctaATCAGGCCTTCTCCAGGCACTATGATGCAGGGCTCCAATAATTCATCACCTATGTTCATTATCTGGTGATCTGTGATCTGCACgttattttcttaattattcTTGGTTGTTGGTTATATTTGGTCTATagaaatggcagaaaatgcAAATCACAGCTTCCTCCCCAAAttgcttgctgtgtgtgtgtgcgcccacacatatacaaaaaGCACTTCTAATGCTTGTATGTTAAGCTTGTATGTATCAGGTATAGGTTTATGTGCTTCTTAcgttaatatattattatatagaTTATATTCAGCGTAAAAACGTCTTCCTCAGACCACGATCTAGACAGCAGGCGTCAGTGAGGACAACTGTCTGCCTGCAAGACACATTTCGTCTGATAAGTGAGGCGCTGATAAACACTGTAGAGTTTACTTTTCAAAGTTACGATACGAGTTCACCCCCTCTCGATATTTACTTTGACCCGGtcacacaaagcaaaaaaaaaaaagaaagaaagaaaacaaaacaaagaattaaGCAACAATCTTACCTTTTTCGGCTGGCATGGTGCGCGTTTATGGGCGTGACGGACCTCGGCAGCTGACAGCCACAGTGGCAGCACTTGTTAACGTGGTGGCTGAGTTTCTGTTATATCACAGCAACTATGCAAATCGTTGAGTGAGGGGAGTGACTGGTGACTTGCACAACAGGCGAATACGCTCATTATCCAACAGCACGCGGCACGTGTGCGCGTGGTGTCTGCAGCTATGGATTTTTCGATACTTTGCAAACACGCAGACGTGGACTGACAAACAGAGGGGTTGACAGAGAGACAATCCGGAGACACGAGGAGAAAACTAAAAACCTCACGTGGGTCACGGGAGTAGCAAACGGGGTTTCCTGAATCAATGTACAACTTTGTCAGGGAGCATCAAGGTGAATCTTGAGGGTGTTTGATGATGGGCCAGTACAATTGGGGGTATTTATAGTTGGGTCCCATagcccacaaacacagagaaagtagGGTGAATAAGGTACAGACACCATTTTACTTCACCTTGAGTGTGTAGAGATTAAATTTGTCCGAAAAAGCAAAAGTATAATATACACAGCTTTGTTTACAAGCCATTAACATTTAAGCCATTTAAGCAAATGTTAAATGGCTTAAATAGAGTCACAATTCTCACATGTAACTACAA
This region of Toxotes jaculatrix isolate fToxJac2 chromosome 3, fToxJac2.pri, whole genome shotgun sequence genomic DNA includes:
- the zgc:113054 gene encoding uncharacterized protein zgc:113054 — protein: MPAEKVPDTPVEVLVDLLTKASEIAASSGSVPEELKSHLQKALDIASGLDDYLEKMTTQESEPLAELYKKTVSHDWDQVYKEGKTMFRLPKECITGHVEGQTLKMLIHMTQAKNVLEIGMFTGYGALSMAEGLPEDGRIVACEIEPYLKEFAQPIFDMSPHGKKITVKTGSAMDTLKDLAAAGEQFDMVFIDADKSNYINYYNFILDNNLLRLRGVICVDNSLFKAKVYLKDTTDNNGLALREFNQYVSNDPRVEQVIIPLRDGISVICRVSAASECLRTQSKILDDEVFRGVKGRPILDRMRLDGKVAYVTGAGQGIGRAFAHALGEAGAKVAVVDLDTAKAETVAKELSLKGINSIPITADISKSDDVQRMIDNIVSKWGAIHIACNNAGINMNSPSEDTSLQEWDQTFNVNLRGTFMCCQAAGRVMLKQGYGKIINTASMASLIVPHPQKQLSYNTSKAGVVKLTQTLGTEWIDRGVRVNCISPGIVDTPLIHSESLRPLVQRWLSDIPAGRLAQVTDLQAAVVYLASDASDYMTGHNLVIEGGQSLW